One region of Peribacillus simplex genomic DNA includes:
- a CDS encoding FadR/GntR family transcriptional regulator: MAGRTSSSKIYLDVVESLRSMIEAESLLPGDKIPSERELSDRFNVGRSSVREALRALELLGLIETRRGEGTFIRDFQEHKLVELLGTFFLQDKKVQEDLAETKRLIEIDCLRIVAFFATAEDIKRLMVWVKTDEFHDDDFFLRIAILNRNRLMERIWRIVNSYARTSEMVQGNVKKEDYLALLTYLLERDEEKAIETYLIRIRNMSKDE; the protein is encoded by the coding sequence TTGGCAGGTCGGACTTCTTCATCCAAAATTTATCTCGATGTCGTTGAGAGCCTACGTAGCATGATTGAAGCGGAAAGCCTCCTGCCGGGAGATAAAATCCCATCAGAACGGGAGTTATCGGATCGTTTTAATGTTGGTCGTTCCTCTGTACGGGAAGCATTGCGTGCCTTAGAGCTATTAGGATTAATAGAAACAAGGCGTGGTGAAGGAACGTTTATCAGGGATTTCCAGGAGCATAAGCTAGTCGAGCTTCTGGGAACCTTTTTTTTGCAAGATAAAAAAGTACAAGAAGATTTGGCTGAGACGAAAAGGCTGATTGAAATTGACTGTTTACGGATTGTCGCCTTTTTCGCTACAGCTGAGGATATCAAACGATTAATGGTCTGGGTCAAGACGGATGAGTTTCATGATGATGATTTCTTCTTAAGAATTGCCATATTGAATCGCAATCGATTGATGGAACGAATTTGGCGCATTGTCAACAGCTATGCTAGAACATCAGAGATGGTACAGGGTAATGTGAAAAAAGAAGATTATCTGGCACTTCTTACATATTTACTCGAACGGGATGAAGAAAAAGCCATCGAAACGTATCTTATTAGAATTAGAAATATGTCGAAGGACGAGTGA
- a CDS encoding NAD(P)-dependent malic enzyme, with translation MSLREEALHMHRMNQGKLETVSKVPVRNAEDLSLAYSPGVAEPCKEIYDKPETVYDYTMKGNTVAVISDGTAVLGLGNIGPEAALPVMEGKAVLFKSFAGVDSFPICLKTTDVDKIVETVKLLEPTFGGVNLEDIAAPNCFEIEERLKKEMNIPVFHDDQHGTAIVTVAGLVNALRLVNKSISEIKVVANGAGAAGIAIIKLLYSYGVRDIIMCDTKGAIYEGRSSGMNDIKEQVAKVTNRNKISGPLEAVIQDADVFVGVSAAGALTKEMVSLMNKDAIIFAMANPNPEIMPEDAKAAGAKVVGTGRSDFPNQVNNVLAFPGIFRGALDVRATHINEKMKVAAVEAIAGLIEEHELNEDYVIPAPFDGRVAPAVAAAVAKAAMETGVARINMDPEEIKEKTRKLAIIGKSEE, from the coding sequence ATGTCATTGAGAGAAGAAGCTTTACATATGCATCGCATGAATCAAGGGAAATTAGAAACAGTTTCAAAAGTACCGGTTAGGAATGCAGAAGATTTAAGTCTTGCTTATTCTCCTGGTGTCGCAGAACCATGTAAAGAAATATACGATAAGCCAGAAACCGTTTATGATTATACAATGAAAGGGAACACTGTTGCTGTTATTTCTGATGGAACGGCTGTGTTGGGACTTGGAAACATCGGCCCTGAAGCTGCTTTGCCGGTTATGGAAGGAAAGGCCGTTTTATTTAAAAGTTTCGCTGGAGTGGACTCTTTTCCAATCTGTTTAAAAACGACGGATGTGGATAAAATTGTAGAGACAGTTAAATTACTCGAACCGACATTCGGAGGAGTTAACTTAGAGGACATTGCCGCACCAAATTGTTTTGAAATTGAAGAACGACTTAAGAAAGAAATGAATATCCCTGTTTTTCATGATGATCAGCACGGTACGGCCATTGTAACTGTTGCAGGTCTTGTAAATGCCTTACGACTTGTGAATAAATCAATCTCAGAAATTAAAGTGGTAGCGAATGGGGCCGGGGCTGCGGGTATTGCTATCATTAAATTGCTTTATAGCTACGGAGTTCGTGACATTATTATGTGTGACACGAAGGGTGCCATTTATGAGGGCCGTTCGTCAGGCATGAATGATATAAAAGAACAAGTGGCGAAAGTGACCAATCGTAATAAGATTTCAGGACCTTTGGAAGCGGTCATTCAAGACGCTGATGTATTTGTAGGCGTTTCTGCCGCAGGTGCGTTAACCAAAGAAATGGTTTCTTTAATGAATAAGGATGCGATCATTTTCGCGATGGCTAATCCAAATCCGGAAATCATGCCGGAGGATGCGAAAGCAGCGGGTGCCAAGGTTGTTGGAACGGGCCGTTCGGATTTCCCGAATCAGGTCAATAATGTCCTTGCATTCCCGGGAATTTTCCGTGGGGCATTGGATGTACGTGCGACTCATATCAATGAAAAAATGAAGGTTGCTGCTGTAGAGGCCATTGCCGGTTTAATTGAGGAACATGAGTTGAACGAAGACTACGTTATCCCTGCTCCTTTTGATGGGAGGGTAGCTCCTGCCGTTGCGGCTGCTGTTGCCAAGGCAGCGATGGAAACGGGAGTGGCTAGAATTAATATGGATCCCGAGGAAATTAAAGAAAAAACAAGGAAATTAGCGATCATTGGAAAAAGTGAGGAATAA